The genomic interval ataggaatAGTGGGATAGGGgcaaaaagagaccccagagagctatTAATGTTATTTGTTGAGCATGTTCTACatatttccctagtggctcagacaataaagagtctgcttgcaattcgggagactcgggttcgattcctgggtcaggaagatcccctggagaaggaaatggcaacctgctccagtattcttgcctggaaaatcccatggacagaagaacctggtgggttacagtctaaggggtcacaaaaagtcggacacgactgagcgcctaacactttcacttgctaTGTACTATTTTACATGCGTTCTCTCTTTTGGTCCTGCTAGTCTTTGAGGTACCATCCTCACTACCATCTCTATTTTGCAGAAGaaaaaactgaggtacagagagtttaagtaacttgtccacaATCACATAATTAATTGAGCACCAGGATTTCAAGGCAGCCCTGATTTATGGGAGAACCCAACATTCTTGCTACCTATCCTTAGACATGCAGCGGGACTTGAAATTTCTACAAAGCCCAAACTCTTAAGTTAACCTTATGTACAATTATCAGAATCACGAGTACAAGCTATGGTTTGTATACTTGAggactgctttttttttgtttgtttgttttttgttatttttgcctTACTTGCTGTTTCTTGTTGGGACACCAAACAGGAATAGCATGCTAGTCATgtcatttgggggcttccctggtggctcagaggttagagcatctgcctgcaatgtgggagacccaggttcgatccctgggtcaggaagatcccctggagaaggaaatggcaacccactccagtattcttgcctggagaatcccatggacagaggagtctggtaggctacagtccatggggtagcaaagcgttggacacgactgagtgacttcactttcacacgtCATTTGGGGCATTGCGTGTGGCCCTGGAATTTGGAGGTGGCATCTCTGATTAGGCAGTCCAAATTTGCAGCTGTGGACTCTTAGTCCCAAGTCAATACAGTACGTATATTAACATGATGAGAACAGCAAGCTGGGGATTTCAGTTAAACCACATCAGAGAGGATAAGTGTACTGAAAATGTGCTTCTTATTAATTCTCAACTAGTCCTGAGAGATTATCCTGACCCTAATCTTAGGCCAGAGCCTGAGAACCATATTTATCTTGTTAACATTTCACTTCAGGGAAATGTTCTTGCATCTCCTTTTGTCAGTCCAAGCAGAATCAGCACTATCTGGGATGTTTAAAATTTGCATGTTCTTTTCTACTAATGCCAAACCCAGTTGgtcaccccacccacccacttcCTGGTACCATTCACACTCGTATGTTAGAGGAAGAAGACTGGAATGCCCACCCCCATTCCTGAGGGTCCCTGGATATAGAAGGAAACTTTGTTCCTGACAAGCTCCCCAACAAACATTTTGGGGGATCTTTTTTGTTTCAAAAAACCAAGTCTCTGCCACCTCCAATTTTTTCTTAATGGTATCCCTTCGTTTGATTTCAGCCTTTTCCtcctgaattaatttttatggttTAGTGAAAATGCTCCTCCAGGATGAGGCCCTGGGTTTACTCGGGGGTGATGGGTGTTCCTGGCACACTGGTCTGCCAACAAATCACCTTTGCCCAATTTGAGACTTGAGGGACGTGCTGGTTAGTTCTCAGACTCTAACCCAGTTGCTGTAGCAACATTTGACCTATGCCTTTTTGGGAAGACTTGATTTAAAGGAACTGTTTCTCTCAAAAGAAGGCAGCAGTCTGTCTTGAGTCATTTGGTATCATCAGACAAGCTGCAGTTCCTGAGTTTCAGAAaaacttttatttccctttttcctcctcccctccttctctctcttcctttatgATATTCACTGCTTAGCAAACCCACTGAAGGCTTGTAGGAAGTCATATCTTGGGTGTCAGTGAGAATCTCTTGAGCTCAGGGGCTCTACCAGCCCAGAAGAGGCCTTTTAGTGACGTATCTTTGGGCGTGAACTCAAAAAAGATGAAGCAAGACTCACTGGTGAGGAGTTAGCCTAGAGGTAGTGAGAACCACCCTGGTTTCAGGTTTAAAGATTAACATCACAGGAGTTTCTCTgtctcctggctcctcccttcagCTAAACATTGTCAAAGGTGGCTGTTAGGCTTTCATTTTAAAGGAATAAGGTAAAGAGACCACCCAGACAAAATCAAAgtttgcctcccccttctcctccacacaGATTCACTGGACCAAAAGTAGATGCTGAGTAGCTGTCTTATTTACccgatttttttatttttatgaacagTAGAAATAAGTGAAGGCCAACAAAATGAGAACAAATGAAGTCTATTTATTCTGAGCTTTCTAGAGAGGAGGAGTCAGCCACAAAGATTTAGTCACTaggccgtgtctgactctttgtgaccccatgaacaagaatgctagagtgggtagctattcccttttccagggaatcttcccaacccagggatcaaatccaggtcccctgcattgcaggcagatcccttagcatctgagccaccaggaaaccactGCCCGTTGCTCTCTGACAGAGTCTGAAAGGCTGGAGAAGAGCGGGATGGTTTTATAGTGGAAGAAAGAAGGCTTCAGGTGTACCCTGACTGGAGACCGTTGGTCTGGGGAGACTGCAGCAGGCTGACTAAAAGTGGGGCATTCTGCGTGGTGAGTTAGGGGGCATACTTCACTTTCTCTAGTTGGTCTTTAGTTGGAAGCAGGACAAAAATTAGGGATGCTGTCAGTTATTCATCTAGCCCTGACCATGTGGGGCCAATTGTTACAGGGATTATTGTTTGGCTTTCTGGATTGTTACTAGAAATAATGGTCTGACTTCCGATCCGTCTGGTTTATATTGGGCTGGCTTCCTGGGCCAGTTACTATAGATAAGGGGCTGGTTTCCTGGGCTGGTTGTGGGCcagattctatttttatatatggtttgGCCATGGTCCACTTGGGCCTTCTGTTTCTTAGAACTAATGCACATTTTCTACAGAAACTCTGCCCTTAGTTACTATAATGGGTATGATGGGAATGAGAAAAGTCGGTTGCATCTTGCCCCGGCCACTTGGTGGACATGGCATATGTAAAGTCTCTTTGTAGTCTCTGAAGTGCTCTACAGTCTTGCAGTCTTGTTACTACTGGGGAAGCATAATCAAGTGATGGACAGgagttttttctttcagatttagcATTAGCTCATGGTGGCTATAGTAGCTGTAAGAATTTAAACTTAGCCTTatttaagcctcagtttttcttatttttaaagtgaggCTAGTAATATCTGTGTCAATGCTTTgcttgttttcttgctttttactttttttttttgctttttccttttcattatgaaaaatttcaaacacactAGAATAACTATTATCTTGCTTTAATAATGATTGGCTCACAGTCAACCTTGTTTCATTAATGGCCCCTCCCCACTTGACctgattattttgaaattttggacATCAAATTATTTCATCTGTCAGCATcttggtttgtatttttaaaagttatttttaaaatgtagcttcTTCTTATTACCCATTTACTATCTTATTGACATATCAAATAGAGTGAAAATTAATTCTCTCCCTAAGAGGGAGCAATAGAACTAATTATACCAAATAATAGTCAGAATGCTAAAAGATGCACCTGTTTATTCTCTGAACTCTGAGCCTGTCATTTGCTTTAGAATGTTACTTTTTCATGTTTTGGGTATTTTCCTGATATCTCTGCACAATCTTCTTTGGTTAGCACTTTCTTTGGTTTCACGGTACAAGCTCTGAGCAATTCTGAGTGTTTTACATGTGGTTTTCTCAGAGATAAGGGCCTActtttaaaaaacccacaataTCAATATTAATTATTGACTGTGATTTAATGAAACACCCCCAAACTTAGAGGCTTAACATGATAATTCTTTATTATCTCTTGTGGTTTTGatgggtcaggaattcaggacCATCTTGGTTGGGCAGGTCATGCTTGAGGTCTCTCACAAAGTTGCTGGGTCTGCATTCATCTGGAGGTTTGATGGTACTGGAGGATTTACTTTCAAGGCGGGTCGTCCATGTCTAGCAAGCTGGTTCCTTTCCTCCTGGCCTTTCCACAGTTCCACTTGAGAGTCCCCACAACGTGGCAGCTGacttctgaaagaaagaaagaaagtggtgCAACCTCTGAGGTGGAAGTTGCACATCTTTTATGATCTAGCCTTGGAAGCCATATGCCATCACTTCTGCCATATTTTACTGATCACTTGGGCCAGCCCTGATTCAAGCCTGGAGGGAATTACACAGTGGCACGTGCATCAGGAGCCATCTTAGAGGCTGGCTATGACAATGTCATTATCACATCTGGAAAAAAGTGTAacagtgtttccttttcttttattctcacttctaaaaaacttattttttaattggaggaaaattgctttacaatgttgtgttggtttctgccatacagccaTGAAAATcggccataattatacatatatcaccttcTTCCTGAGCTTcccatccctctccccaccccacctctctaggtcatcacagacagCAGGCTGGGCCCCCTGTGTTATATACCAGCTTCTCACCAGacatctgtttcacacatggtagtgtgtgtatgttgatgctactttcaccattcatcccactctttccttcccccactgtgtccacaacaataatttattaatatcACCATCTATCCAGTCACTGTCCAACCTTTCTCAATTGTTGGCTTCCGTCAGGATCCAAAATCCAGAATTTTCTTGTATTACTAAGTTccatatattataatttattagtATGTTTCTCTTGCATacatgctcaattgcttcagtcatgtctgactctttgctatcctatggactgtagcccaccaggctcctctgtccatgggattctccaggcaagaacactggagtgggctgctgcgccctcctccagggagtatGTATGTCTCTCGAGCCCCTTTGAATTTATAGAGTGCTGCTACATTTTGTCCCACTGGCAGTTTAATTATTGACCTCACAAAGGTTTCTTGAGGAATAAATGAGGCAATATAAGCAAAACCCCTCCCATGATGCAGGCCTGCTGCTGGCCCAATGCTGACTTGGTGTGAATAGAGAAAGGCTCTCCTTGCTCAGGAGAGGACATTATTGAAAACCTGGACAATCACCACATCCAACCCTTGATGAGAAGTGCTAGCTCTGGGTATGATACATAAGCATTCAGCTTAAATTCACCTGAGCGTGGTTCCAtaattcaaactttaaaaatcagtagCCAGACCATATGGGTCCCACGTGCAATCAGGGCAAGCATCTATCGCACGGACAGCCTTGATGTGTCCCAAGAAGGCTTTGAAGATGTCTGCAGGCTACAGCCTGGCTATTGATGCCCCAGAACCCACACTTTCACCTGCTCACATGCTCCGGTTGCCAGCATGTCAGCTTCAGGCTCTACCCTCCAGCCACATTCCCTGGATGAGGCTGCAGTGTTCTCCTGGAAGGCAGGATAGCTATGAGTCTCCTTATTGGTCTTCCTCTCAGCTAAATAGGAATTGGGCTTCCAAGAGTGGTGAACAAGACAAGAGGCCTGACCTTGGATGGTACCTGGACCACTCTGCAGGACCGGGCACAGTTGCATAGACGAAGGTGTGTCAGTGATGGTTTGGAGTCATGTGCCCTTCTGAGTGTGCCTTGTCTGCCAGAGTGGATGTAGCCAGGAGGGACAGCTCCTCTGTGTTTTGGGCTCTACCAGGAAGCCCAGAATTCTGTCTGTAAGTAAGTTTATGTCTGCAAATGGCTTCCCTCTGCTGAAGCGCCTTTGTGCAGTGCACAACAGGGATACCTGTACATGACAGACTTCTTGGATTAACTGGTTGGTCCTTCTCTTCCCTGGTCTCTCCAAACAGGATAAAAGCATCTTCAACTCAAAGATATCTGTTTCCTTTAAACAGATCCAGGATTCCTAAGGCCCCTGGGTCCATCTGGTCATCCCAGTTGAAGATTCACTTCTTTCCAGTCATGAGGCTCTTCATTCTGCTCTCTTTGACTGTCTTTTCAGGTAAGAAATGGGGAAGGATCATCTCCAGGCCTCCAAGCTTCCCAGAGGCGGTGCGTCCTAATCCTAAACTTAGTGCCTTTCCTTTCCTGCCTGGAGTTCCTGCTTATTAGTGCAAGCCACCGAAGGAGCCGGATGGGAAaacaaaaggtggtaaaataatAAATCTTGTCCAAATTAGTCCTTGTTCTTCAATCTGATAAAAGGGTGGTGGGGAATTTGAAGCCCTCAGCTAAAATGAGGGCCCTGTATTCTCAGTGTAAGttccccttccctttccccttcttcctTTGAAAACATTTGTGCTGATAAATGAGGACTGGACTTCCCACTTTCTGCACACACCTGACCCCAAAGATGGTCAGAGGACCAGGCTGGCCCCAGCTCTGCTCTCCTCCAGCCTTGTGATCTCTGAAGTTACTGCACCTCTCTCTGGGTCAGCATCCAGGCTGGTAAACTGATTATCACATGATCTTTCTCATGGGGTCCATATGAGAACAAAATATCATAGCCTGTCAAGTGACATCAAGACACGAGACTGCTTTGTGGGCTGGTCACACCCACTGCAGGCTACTCTGGAGGCAGCACTGCGGGGCCCCAATGCGCATCTGGAAGGCTAAGGGAGGGCTGGGCTCTCTCAGACATCTCATTTCCTTGGTCAAACACTTCCCCAGCCACCGTCAAGCTGGATGAGGCCTGCATGACTTCCTTTTTAAGCAACATTTTGAGATGACAGAGGTCCCCTCACTGGTCAGGCACAGAGGAAACGTGAAGTTCTTAGCCCCTGAGGACAGAACAGAACCAGATGCCTCTGTCTTCAGTACTGTACAGCCAGCAGAAGCCTCAAAACTGCCTtactttttctacatttaaaaaaaatttttattgaagtatagttgatttgggtcttccctggcggctcagcagtaaagaatctgcatgcaatgcaggagctgcaggttcgatccctgggtggggaagatcccctggaggagggcatgacaacccactccagtattcttgcctggagaatctcatggatagaggagcctggcgggctacagtccatggggtcacaaagagctggacacaactgagaaactaagtgaacacacacacacacacacacacatattccttttcagattctttttcattataggttattataagatactgaatatataattccttgtgctatacaataggtctttgttgtttagctgtttatatacagtagtgtgtatctgttagtccccaaactcctgattttttcccctttggtaactgtagtGTTTCCTATGTCTATGAGCTTGTTTCTGTCTCAAACCTCCTTACTTTCCTTTCAAGGGTGCCAAGGTGAAGTGGGGCAGCAAGGGGTGAGCTAGGGGCGGAGAATTTACTAACAGTAAGCCTCAGGCTCTTCAACCCTCCCCCCAAGCAACTTGAGCGGCCTCCTAAAGTCTTTCAGAGGGGCATACATATTTTCCCTGCTCTTAGAGCAGGGAAAAATTCTCCAGGTTTGCTGTATTGGTTTGCTAGGCCTCCTGTAACAAACCCAGACTGTGTGGCTTCAACAACAGATGCTTGTTTCCTAACAGTgatggaggctagaagtccaagatcaaggtgtcagcaggtttggtttctcctgagatCTCTCTCCTTGTCTTGCAGAGGACCACCTTCTCACTCTCCTCATGGTCATCCCTCTGTTGTCTGTGTCCTGATCTCCTTTTCTAttaggacaccagtcagattggattgaGGCCTATTCTAATGACCCTACTTTAACTTCACTACCTCTTTAAAGGTTCTAAAcccaaacacagtcacattctAAAGTACCGagtggggcttccatggtggatcagtggttaagaatccacccgccaatacaggagacacgggttcagacCCTTATCTGGGAAGGTCCCAGATGCTGTGAAGCAAcgaagcccgtgggccacaactattgacctgtgctctagagcctgagagctgaaaccactgaagcctgcgtgccccagagcccgtgctccacgacaagagatgctgccgcagtgagaagcccaagtaccgaaactagagaggagcccccgctcactgcaactagagaaagtccacacgcaacaacaaagacccagcacagccaaaaataaataaataagattttttaaaaaagcactggGTGGTTACCAcatcaacatataaattttaggggAACACTGTTCAGCCTCCATCGGTTAGTTGCCAACCCCAAAACAGGCaaaaatctgcctccaatgctttCACTAATTTTCCTCCAGGGTACAGGGGCCAAGATGTGTTTAAAAGAATGAtggtgtttgtctgtgtgtgttttcacaGATGCCATGGTCATGGACGAGAAGGTCAAGGAAAGCTTTGTGCTGGACACAGCTTCCGCCATCTGCAACTACAGCACCCACTATAAGCACCACCCCAAGTACTGGTGCCGAGGCTATTTCCGGGACTACTGCAACATCATTGCCTTCACACCCAACAGCACCGACCGCGTGGCCCTGAGGGACACAGGAAACCAGCTCATTGTCACTGTGTCTTGCCTGACCAAGGAGGATACTGGCTGGTACTGGTGTGGTGTCCAGCGTGACTTTGCCAGAGATGACATGGACTTTACAGAGCTGGTTGTGACCGATGACAGAAGAGCCATCACCAACAGTTTCTGGTCCGGGCAAGGTAAGGAACCTGTTGTGGGTCTAGCTGGGGGTGACCCACGGCGGTTGGTGGGAGCTGGTGAGGTAAATACTCATTGAGCACCAACTCGGTTCTCTGGGTTAACCTggtccctccatccatccagAGCTGGGTGGCTGCTGATGGTGCTAATGATtaactgggagtttgggggaagaggagggtgCCTGGGCCCCAGGGTGCTCTTAAGAACCTCTCTCCCCTCACAGCCATCTGATTTGGGCGGCTCACTGGTGTGAGAGCTTTGCCTTATGAACTagaatcttgaatattcacttcTTGAGAAGTGGCTGAGGCTGTAAATAGTGGCCTAGGCACCTGGacgggcttcctgggtggcactagtggtaaagagcccacctgccaatgcaggagacataacaactgcagctttgatccctgggtctggaagatcccctggagaagggaatggcaacccactccagtattcttgcctggaggatcccatggacagaggagccgggtgggctcctcaaagagttggacatgactgaagcgacttagcaagcacacaggCACCCAGGCAAGCACCCTCAAAAATTGCCcacttaaataattttataacataCAGAGATAAATATGGTCCAAGAGGTCAATGCTTTCTTTTAAGGGGTACAGTTTGCTCCTGGAGGCAGCTGGAAGGGCATGGGTGGAGCAGCCTGGAAGGGCGAGTCTGTCTAAGCCAGTATGTTGCTCCTTTGGGCCAGGCAGAAAGGATAGGGGCTCCATTTGCTCCCCAAAGTCCTTCTGTCCAATGTTGAAGCCCTCCCTTTACACCAGAAAACCTCTCTCAGGCACCTGAggtttcttcctgccttcctccACCGCCCGCGCCCCCGGCCCTGTGACTTCTCCTTATTTCCATTTCTAGAAGGGATGTCTTGGgctccctcatggctcagtggataagaatccgcctgccaatgcaggagacacgggttcgatccctggtctaggaagatcctaCAAACTGTGGACCTGGAACTTCAGCTACTTAAGCCCACGAACCCTGACACCAGtgttctgcagcaagagaagccaccgcaatgagaggccTATGCACCTCACataagagtagcccccactcgccgcaatgagagaaaagccctcacagcaatgaagacccagcacagccaaaaataaataaatagataaaaattagAAGGGAAATCTTTCTCTAGCTTCATCAGAGGACAATGCCAGTAGGAAAACATATGAAAGGGCATAAGGGAGGCTCGGGGAAGCCTCCTCCTGATGCTGGAGAGCCTTGTTCACGTTTGACCAGCCGGTAATTTCTTCAGCACACATCTTACCGAAAGTGGGACATCCTTCGCACCAACCATATTTCTACTTTGTGTGGCTCTGCTTTTACTTAAGTGTGTAGTCTGTCCTGAGTTTTAGGCTCAGGATGAGAGAAGTCCCACCTAAATGAGCTCCTCAGTTTAAATGAAACGCAGACACACACCCCATCCCCTGATGCTCTCATGGGGCCAAGGCGGGTGACCGTGGCGGCCCTTCTCTTACTGGTTTTGACAGGTGTCAGAAACACAATGTGGCAATTATGTTACCTACTCATCAGTTCCTTAAGGACAGGACTGGCCCTCTGGTGCCTCTGACGGTCCCCTCCCATAGCTGTCAGCCTCTCTAACCAAGGGCCATGTTTAGTCAACATAGAACCTTTGTGCACATCTGGAAAAGGCGCCTTCCTCCCAGTGCATGGAACTCAGTGGTATATGGTTTGGCAAACAGTGTATGGGCTGGATTTCAGCCCTTGCTTGTTCCATCCGCCTTCTGCCTTGTgcgggctttcctgatagctcagttggtaaagaatctgcctgcaatgcaagagaccccggttcgattcctgggttggaaagatccgctggagaagggataggctacccactccagtattcttgggcttccctggtggctcagctgtaaaagaatccacctgcaatgtgggagacttgggttcgatccctgggttgggaagatctcctggagaagtgaacagctatccactccagtattctggcctggagaattccatggattgtatagtccatggggttgcaaagagtcaggtgaACTTAACCCAGTATTCACCCAAGGCACTCACTCTCTGGAGACTGAGAGAAGGATGGGCAGGGGTGCAGGGATGCAGAAGGCAACAGAAGGGCCTGAGGTTGGGCCTTATTTGACTCAACAAATCCTTTCTGACACAGACCTTTCGGGCAACAAGAACAGAAGCTGCAGGGCTTCCAAGGTTGTCCACAAGGCAGATCACTCCAGGTGAGCAACTTTAGGGGACAAGTGGGCTTTGGGTGGGCAGTAACAACGCAACACGGCAGTGGGTTTGCACCCTCTGCTTTCCAGCTGTGTGCTGTTTCTCATCTTGAACTATCCATCTTCAGTGTGACTGTTTgctttctttcaaaagaaaacagTTTAGGACTCTTGATTGCAAGCAGCAAAAATGCCCTCTGGCTATTTTGATTAAAGAGGAGATTTCATCATAAGGAGAAAGCAGTGTCTGATGAAATGCAGGGGCAGAGATGTGGCCGCCCTCAGAAATGGGGAGCATCATCAGGATTTATCTCTGTCTTCAATCTGCTTTACTTTTGTGTTTGCTTCTTCTTTCTCCCCACTGCCCtcttatatttcactttttttttcttccctgggaGAAGATAATCCACTTGTAGCTGCTGAGTTTATTTTCCCCCTGTTCCTCCAGTCTAAGACTGCATCCTCCCACTTCCAGTCCCATGTTAGTCTCCGAGGAGGGGGCTGGGCCTGGCTTGGTGTCAGACAGCCACCCCAGGTCCCATCATGCGTGATCATGTGTGATCTGGAGGCGATGGGTGCTCTAAAAGAATctggtttccaggggctgctggaactgggtgggggcaggggctgggagaggggatgGGTCCCAGGAAAGGGGATCCTGAGCAGAGAACCTAAATGTGGTTTCTTCCAAGAGATACGGATACTGTCTGTGATTCCTTCCAGGATGTCCATTCTCATCATTTGCATACTGATCACGGGCTTAGGGC from Dama dama isolate Ldn47 chromosome 20, ASM3311817v1, whole genome shotgun sequence carries:
- the ADORA3 gene encoding adenosine receptor A3 isoform X7, which produces MPVNSTAVLLASVTYITVEILIGLCAIVGNVLVIWVVKLNPSLQTTTFYFIVSLALADIAVGVLVMPLAIVISLGVTIHFYSCLLMTCLLMIFTHASIMSLLAIAVDRYLRVKLTVRSRIPKAPGSIWSSQLKIHFFPVMRLFILLSLTVFSDAMVMDEKVKESFVLDTASAICNYSTHYKHHPKYWCRGYFRDYCNIIAFTPNSTDRVALRDTGNQLIVTVSCLTKEDTGWYWCGVQRDFARDDMDFTELVVTDDRRAITNSFWSGQDLSGNKNRSCRASKVVHKADHSRMSILIICILITGLGLISIFSRLSRRRRNQRNRRVDNSLKSLPRVLTPKAMAHTEQMGLKISFIKLINKMMLQ
- the ADORA3 gene encoding adenosine receptor A3 isoform X4, producing the protein MPVNSTAVLLASVTYITVEILIGLCAIVGNVLVIWVVKLNPSLQTTTFYFIVSLALADIAVGVLVMPLAIVISLGVTIHFYSCLLMTCLLMIFTHASIMSLLAIAVDRYLRVKLTVRSRIPKAPGSIWSSQLKIHFFPVMRLFILLSLTVFSDAMVMDEKVKESFVLDTASAICNYSTHYKHHPKYWCRGYFRDYCNIIAFTPNSTDRVALRDTGNQLIVTVSCLTKEDTGWYWCGVQRDFARDDMDFTELVVTDDRRAITNSFWSGQDLSGNKNRSCRASKVVHKADHSRMSILIICILITGLGLISIFSRLSRRRRNQRNRRGKGLTRSQKTSQTSVSPTPL
- the ADORA3 gene encoding adenosine receptor A3 isoform X3, producing the protein MPVNSTAVLLASVTYITVEILIGLCAIVGNVLVIWVVKLNPSLQTTTFYFIVSLALADIAVGVLVMPLAIVISLGVTIHFYSCLLMTCLLMIFTHASIMSLLAIAVDRYLRVKLTVRSRIPKAPGSIWSSQLKIHFFPVMRLFILLSLTVFSDAMVMDEKVKESFVLDTASAICNYSTHYKHHPKYWCRGYFRDYCNIIAFTPNSTDRVALRDTGNQLIVTVSCLTKEDTGWYWCGVQRDFARDDMDFTELVVTDDRRAITNSFWSGQDLSGNKNRSCRASKVVHKADHSRMSILIICILITGLGLISIFSRLSRRRRNQRNRRGKGLTRSQKTSQTSVSPTPLTTL
- the ADORA3 gene encoding adenosine receptor A3 isoform X5, which gives rise to MALADIAVGVLVMPLAIVISLGVTIHFYSCLLMTCLLMIFTHASIMSLLAIAVDRYLRVKLTVRSRIPKAPGSIWSSQLKIHFFPVMRLFILLSLTVFSDAMVMDEKVKESFVLDTASAICNYSTHYKHHPKYWCRGYFRDYCNIIAFTPNSTDRVALRDTGNQLIVTVSCLTKEDTGWYWCGVQRDFARDDMDFTELVVTDDRRAITNSFWSGQDLSGNKNRSCRASKVVHKADHSRMSILIICILITGLGLISIFSRLSRRRRNQRNRRGKGLTRSQKTSQTSVSPTPLKPQKYLGQWRDCGHNSKTDSNLLWVWKCRKQHFRE